From Spirosoma aerolatum, one genomic window encodes:
- a CDS encoding esterase, translated as MKPTLTLTALIGLMYVGLIAGSWAQQRPNPVVSPEIRPDNSVIFRIKAPNAKSVRLFGTWLKDLRNTIEMTPKDSSLFETKVGPLPADMYEYRFIVDGISILDPVNTIATRDGSYIESRLMLPGPLTQLYDVQPVPHGVLSAVWYPSPTIGMDRRMEIYTPPGYEKSGKKYPVLYLFHGAGGDEEGWVSRGRTNYILDNLIAAGKAEPMIVVITNGVPSVAAAPGERPAFANAATNSPSGVQAMTSGKFEASLMKDVIPFVEANYRVIADPAHRAIAGLSMGGYHTQQITNANPGTFSYIGVMSMGLFDGPNARNYNKEEHIKQLNALKQAKPKLYWIGCGKDDFLYASVTKLRALYDQIGLPYTYRESEGGHTWVNWRLYLTELAPKLFK; from the coding sequence ATGAAACCTACTCTAACCCTTACTGCGCTGATCGGCCTGATGTACGTTGGGCTAATTGCTGGTTCGTGGGCGCAGCAACGCCCAAATCCTGTAGTGTCGCCCGAAATACGGCCCGATAACTCGGTGATTTTTCGCATTAAAGCACCCAATGCTAAATCGGTCCGATTGTTTGGGACCTGGCTGAAGGATTTACGGAATACCATCGAGATGACGCCTAAAGATTCGAGTCTGTTCGAAACGAAGGTGGGACCATTGCCGGCCGATATGTATGAGTACCGCTTTATTGTCGATGGAATTTCTATTCTCGACCCCGTCAATACCATTGCTACCCGCGACGGCTCGTATATCGAAAGTCGGCTGATGTTGCCAGGGCCGCTAACACAACTCTATGATGTACAGCCGGTGCCGCATGGAGTTTTGTCGGCCGTTTGGTACCCCTCGCCGACAATAGGGATGGATCGACGGATGGAGATTTACACCCCACCCGGCTACGAGAAAAGTGGGAAAAAATATCCGGTGCTGTATCTGTTTCATGGGGCCGGTGGTGACGAAGAGGGCTGGGTCAGCCGGGGGCGGACTAACTATATTCTGGATAACCTGATCGCGGCTGGCAAGGCAGAACCGATGATTGTTGTGATAACGAATGGCGTGCCCAGTGTGGCGGCTGCTCCGGGCGAGCGACCCGCTTTTGCCAACGCGGCTACCAACAGCCCGTCGGGTGTTCAGGCGATGACTAGCGGAAAGTTTGAAGCCAGTCTGATGAAGGATGTGATTCCATTCGTTGAAGCAAACTATCGGGTTATCGCAGACCCGGCACACCGGGCGATTGCCGGTCTGTCGATGGGCGGTTATCATACGCAGCAGATTACCAATGCCAACCCTGGCACATTTAGTTATATCGGTGTGATGAGCATGGGCCTTTTCGACGGGCCAAATGCCCGGAACTACAATAAGGAGGAGCATATCAAACAACTCAACGCACTGAAACAGGCTAAACCCAAACTCTACTGGATTGGCTGCGGGAAAGATGACTTCCTGTATGCTAGCGTCACAAAGCTACGGGCTTTGTACGATCAGATCGGCTTACCCTACACCTATCGGGAAAGTGAAGGTGGCCATACGTGGGTTAACTGGCGGCTGTATCTAACGGAATTAGCGCCTAAGCTTTTCAAATAG
- a CDS encoding transketolase yields the protein MTISELAQKSVQYRRTILKYIVGANAGHTGGSLSCIDILNVLYNNVLNVSPETAKSPDRDRYIQSKGHTVEALYVVLADRGFFPESDLETLCRYKSHYIGHPTKKIAGIEQNTGSLGHGLSLSVGTAISAKLDEKPFRVFTLLGDGELPEGSNWEAALLAAQYKLDNLCAIVDKNGLQITAPTADVCSTDPLDKKFDAFGWAVREIDGHDFGQLIDAFNELPFEPGKPSVIIAHTIKGKGVSYMENQLKWHHGVPNKEQYEQALVELSE from the coding sequence ATGACTATCAGTGAATTAGCGCAGAAATCGGTGCAATACCGCCGAACGATACTGAAATATATTGTAGGGGCAAATGCCGGTCATACGGGGGGGAGTTTGTCCTGTATCGACATCCTGAATGTACTCTACAACAACGTTCTGAATGTTAGCCCCGAAACCGCCAAATCGCCTGACCGCGATCGATACATTCAGAGTAAAGGGCATACGGTTGAGGCCCTTTACGTAGTGCTGGCCGACCGGGGTTTCTTCCCCGAATCGGATCTGGAAACGCTTTGCCGCTACAAATCGCACTACATCGGACATCCAACCAAAAAAATTGCCGGTATCGAGCAGAATACAGGATCGCTTGGGCATGGGCTATCGCTGAGTGTTGGTACGGCCATTTCAGCTAAACTGGATGAAAAACCATTTCGGGTCTTTACGTTGCTGGGTGATGGGGAATTACCCGAAGGATCAAACTGGGAAGCGGCACTGCTGGCGGCTCAGTATAAGCTCGATAACCTCTGCGCCATCGTCGATAAAAATGGCCTTCAAATCACGGCACCCACTGCCGACGTGTGTAGCACCGACCCTCTCGATAAAAAATTTGATGCGTTTGGCTGGGCTGTCCGGGAAATTGACGGGCATGATTTCGGCCAACTGATCGACGCGTTTAATGAATTACCGTTCGAACCCGGCAAGCCCAGTGTGATCATTGCCCATACCATAAAAGGTAAGGGTGTCAGCTACATGGAAAACCAGCTCAAGTGGCACCACGGTGTACCCAATAAAGAACAGTACGAGCAGGCGCTGGTGGAATTGAGTGAATGA
- a CDS encoding nucleoside hydrolase, with translation MIFFRRLTGLSLILGLIVQLTVFGQSKGLAGVEPRMRVIVDNDFSGDPDGLFQLAHLLMSPSVEIRAIIGSHLHVNDGFDRSKTQADNAAKKAKEVLQAMNVTKAIPVFAGSNTAMVNDSTPVKNEAVSFIIQEALRTDTKTPLYVVCGAGLTEIASAALTDSRIADKLTLIWIGGPEYSDLALPPPGYSEVEYNLNIDQAAARVVFNRSALRLWQIPRNVYRQCLLSYAQLLTKVKPQGKIGAYLSETLEVLMDRIQKFINIGETYILGDSPLVLLTALQSSFEPDPSSSQYVVRQAPRINQAGTYVHNHAGRPIRVYTQLDTNLMFADFFAKLELLNRH, from the coding sequence ATGATTTTTTTTCGAAGACTTACCGGCCTGAGCTTGATCCTCGGCCTGATAGTCCAATTAACTGTCTTTGGGCAGTCGAAAGGATTGGCGGGTGTGGAGCCTCGAATGCGGGTCATTGTTGACAACGATTTTAGTGGTGATCCTGACGGACTATTTCAACTGGCTCATTTGCTGATGTCGCCCTCGGTAGAAATTCGGGCTATTATCGGCTCTCATCTCCATGTAAACGATGGGTTTGATCGTTCGAAGACCCAGGCCGATAATGCGGCTAAAAAAGCAAAGGAAGTGCTCCAGGCCATGAATGTGACGAAGGCTATTCCTGTCTTTGCCGGATCGAATACGGCGATGGTGAACGACAGTACGCCCGTTAAAAATGAAGCTGTCAGTTTCATCATTCAGGAAGCCTTACGGACCGATACTAAAACGCCACTTTACGTGGTTTGCGGAGCAGGACTCACTGAAATCGCGTCGGCTGCCCTGACCGATTCGCGGATTGCCGACAAACTGACACTCATCTGGATTGGTGGCCCTGAATACAGTGATCTGGCTCTTCCGCCACCGGGTTATTCGGAAGTTGAGTACAACCTGAACATCGATCAGGCAGCAGCACGAGTCGTATTTAACCGGTCGGCCTTGCGTTTGTGGCAAATCCCGCGAAATGTGTATCGACAGTGCCTGTTGTCGTATGCCCAATTGCTGACGAAGGTGAAGCCACAGGGCAAAATTGGCGCTTACCTGAGTGAAACCCTGGAGGTCCTAATGGATCGTATTCAGAAGTTTATCAACATTGGTGAAACCTACATTCTGGGCGATAGTCCGCTGGTGCTGCTTACAGCGCTACAGTCGTCGTTTGAGCCCGACCCCTCGTCGAGTCAGTACGTTGTTCGGCAGGCACCCCGCATCAATCAGGCAGGAACCTATGTCCACAACCACGCTGGTAGGCCGATTCGGGTGTATACCCAACTGGATACGAACCTGATGTTTGCTGATTTTTTCGCCAAGCTAGAGCTATTGAATAGGCATTAG
- a CDS encoding transketolase family protein yields the protein MGEVSTVVDKKALPDVDRANLDVFSNTLQELASTDRQILVVTSDSRGSGKLGPFGQKYPAQHIEIGIAEQNLVGVAAGLASTGKKVFAVSPACFLTARSFEQIKTDVAYSDNPVKLIGISAGVSYGALGSTHHSLHDFAALRAVHNLMVVAPADNFETEQAIRQAAELDHPIYIRFGKKPMPLLSEANQAFAFGKGRIINQGDDLVLIATGETVYPALLAAHKLEALHDIKTTVISMHTIKPLDYDLLATVAAKGCPILTVEEHSVFGGLGEACASFLIQNGFRNRFRIMGIPDEYTVTGSQIEIFNHYGLSEEGITNEAQILLDL from the coding sequence ATGGGAGAAGTAAGTACAGTAGTCGATAAAAAAGCCCTTCCAGACGTGGACCGGGCCAATCTGGATGTATTTTCGAATACGCTCCAGGAACTGGCCAGTACCGACCGGCAAATTCTGGTGGTGACCAGCGATTCGCGGGGTTCGGGTAAACTGGGGCCATTCGGACAGAAGTACCCAGCACAGCACATCGAAATCGGCATTGCTGAACAAAACCTGGTGGGAGTTGCCGCTGGTCTGGCTTCAACGGGTAAGAAGGTATTTGCCGTTTCGCCCGCTTGTTTCCTGACGGCACGGTCGTTCGAGCAGATCAAAACCGACGTGGCCTACTCCGATAATCCGGTAAAACTGATCGGCATAAGCGCCGGGGTGAGCTATGGGGCTTTGGGATCGACCCACCACAGCCTACACGATTTTGCGGCCTTGCGGGCGGTTCATAACCTGATGGTGGTTGCCCCCGCCGATAATTTCGAGACCGAACAGGCTATCCGGCAAGCGGCCGAACTCGACCATCCGATTTACATTCGATTTGGCAAAAAGCCCATGCCCTTGCTATCGGAAGCGAATCAGGCGTTTGCATTTGGTAAAGGGCGAATCATCAACCAGGGCGACGATCTGGTACTGATCGCAACTGGCGAAACGGTCTATCCGGCTCTGCTGGCGGCTCATAAACTGGAAGCCCTGCACGACATCAAGACAACGGTAATCAGCATGCATACTATCAAACCACTGGATTATGATCTACTGGCGACAGTTGCGGCCAAAGGATGTCCCATCCTGACGGTGGAAGAACATAGTGTATTCGGAGGGTTGGGCGAAGCCTGTGCGTCTTTTCTGATCCAGAATGGTTTTCGTAATCGGTTCAGAATCATGGGTATTCCTGATGAATACACGGTTACAGGCTCGCAGATTGAAATTTTCAACCATTACGGTTTATCCGAAGAAGGCATTACGAACGAAGCACAGATCTTGTTGGATCTGTAG
- a CDS encoding DUF1593 domain-containing protein, giving the protein MKHILCLIALCLLASLPSSSHGQSPKNKQRVLILTDIENEPDDSESLVRLLTYANQLDIEGLVATTSIHLQKRVAPETIHRIVDAYGKVQPNLLKHEPGYPTAQALKALIKKGLPVYGMGGVGDGKDSEGSSWIIRQLEKPDSRPLWVSAWGGVNTLAQALWTIQKSRAPEQAEQLYRKLRVYTISDQDDSGPWIRKTFPSVFYVVSPGYGYEFATWRGINTNEPGTRPEYVSDAWLAENIQQGHGPLGAMYPDVAFGMEGDTPSFLNLIPNGLNAPEHPDWGGWGGRYVLQQPRLVPSRNKPASAPAEEPETRPIWTNAADSVLTPRTFMTTPSTSGPKPAKSTMATIWRWRTEFQNDFAARMDWCTKSYKEANHPPVPRLSHPENLTVKSGEMFYLRASDSTDPDGDSMSFRWMQYPEVGTYQGVILYENFVTNIYEARPIAPKVTSPQTIHFILKVTDKGTPALTRYKRVIVTVVP; this is encoded by the coding sequence ATGAAACATATTCTTTGCTTAATCGCTCTATGCCTGTTGGCGAGTTTACCTTCGTCCAGCCATGGCCAGTCACCGAAAAATAAACAGCGGGTACTGATTCTGACCGACATTGAAAATGAACCGGATGATTCGGAATCGCTGGTTCGCCTGCTCACCTATGCCAATCAACTGGACATTGAAGGGTTGGTGGCGACAACCTCCATTCACCTGCAAAAACGGGTAGCTCCCGAAACCATTCATCGGATTGTGGATGCCTACGGGAAGGTGCAACCCAATTTGCTGAAACATGAACCAGGTTACCCAACGGCGCAGGCGCTGAAAGCCCTTATTAAGAAAGGATTGCCCGTGTATGGCATGGGTGGAGTGGGCGACGGTAAAGACTCAGAAGGATCGTCGTGGATAATCCGGCAACTGGAAAAGCCCGACAGTCGACCTCTATGGGTGTCGGCATGGGGGGGCGTCAATACGCTGGCACAGGCCCTCTGGACCATTCAGAAGAGCCGAGCGCCAGAGCAGGCGGAACAGCTTTACCGCAAACTTCGCGTATATACCATTTCGGATCAGGACGATAGTGGCCCCTGGATTCGTAAGACCTTTCCAAGCGTGTTTTATGTCGTCAGTCCCGGTTATGGTTATGAATTTGCTACCTGGCGCGGTATCAACACCAACGAACCCGGCACGCGCCCGGAGTATGTCAGTGATGCGTGGTTAGCCGAAAACATTCAACAGGGGCATGGGCCACTAGGCGCGATGTATCCCGACGTGGCCTTTGGTATGGAAGGGGATACACCCTCTTTTCTGAATCTGATCCCTAATGGACTGAATGCACCAGAGCATCCCGACTGGGGTGGTTGGGGAGGACGGTATGTTCTGCAACAGCCTAGACTAGTGCCCAGTCGGAACAAGCCCGCCAGCGCACCCGCCGAAGAGCCTGAAACGCGACCCATCTGGACCAATGCGGCCGATTCGGTCTTAACCCCAAGAACCTTTATGACAACTCCTTCAACCAGTGGGCCAAAGCCAGCAAAAAGCACGATGGCTACCATCTGGCGTTGGCGTACTGAATTTCAGAATGATTTTGCCGCCCGGATGGACTGGTGTACCAAATCGTACAAGGAAGCGAATCACCCACCTGTGCCCCGTTTGTCGCATCCCGAAAATCTGACCGTGAAATCGGGAGAGATGTTTTACCTGCGGGCGTCCGACTCTACCGACCCCGACGGCGATTCGATGAGTTTTCGTTGGATGCAATATCCCGAAGTGGGAACGTACCAGGGTGTTATTTTATACGAAAATTTTGTCACGAACATCTACGAAGCTCGCCCAATCGCTCCTAAAGTAACCAGTCCGCAGACCATTCATTTCATCCTGAAAGTGACCGACAAAGGCACACCCGCCTTAACGCGGTACAAACGAGTCATTGTTACCGTTGTTCCGTAG
- a CDS encoding DUF1593 domain-containing protein — MKAAYLVIWLLLLGLPTLPSQAQQAGQKLRVLVLTDIENEPDDAQSMVRFLTYANQWDVEGLIATTSVHQKDRVAPERIRQIVTAYGKVRSNLLLHEKGYPETQYLTSVIKSGYPNFGMGAVGPGKDSEGSEWIISVVDKNDDRPVWIPVWGGANCLAQALWKVRQTRAPDDVEKFVAKLRVYTISDQDDTGPWLRKTFPNLFYIASPGFHAGGAYHQATWSGISGDKFHGRFQGADFSLVDNPWLDENIRKNHGALGAEHPFTKFLMEGDTPTFLFLIDNGLSDPEHPNYGSWGGRYEFYTPRMRKWFYEPETRPFWSDVEDEVMGVDSGWYTSNKATIWRWRKAYQHDFAARIDWTIKPYKEANHPPIAKLGHPNQVRAKSGEKVMLSADGSTDPDGNPLTYEWIYYREPGTFESSRALEIQDKLKKNAFIMAPSVTKPETFHVILAVTDTGTPSLTRYQRVIVTVMP, encoded by the coding sequence ATGAAAGCTGCTTATCTAGTTATCTGGCTCCTGCTGCTCGGACTGCCAACTCTGCCAAGTCAGGCTCAACAAGCCGGGCAAAAATTACGGGTGCTGGTGCTGACGGATATCGAAAATGAACCTGATGATGCCCAGTCGATGGTTCGTTTCCTGACGTATGCCAATCAATGGGATGTAGAGGGGCTGATTGCCACTACCTCGGTTCATCAGAAAGATCGGGTGGCTCCGGAGCGGATCAGACAGATTGTAACGGCCTACGGGAAGGTCCGGTCGAATTTATTGCTGCACGAAAAAGGCTATCCCGAAACGCAGTACCTGACCAGTGTCATCAAGTCGGGTTACCCTAATTTCGGCATGGGTGCCGTTGGGCCGGGGAAAGATTCGGAAGGCTCGGAATGGATTATTTCGGTTGTCGATAAAAACGATGATCGACCTGTCTGGATTCCGGTGTGGGGAGGAGCCAACTGTCTGGCGCAGGCGCTCTGGAAAGTCCGGCAAACGCGTGCGCCCGACGATGTCGAGAAATTTGTGGCCAAACTCCGGGTCTATACCATTTCCGACCAGGACGATACGGGCCCCTGGCTTCGGAAAACCTTTCCGAATCTGTTTTACATTGCCAGCCCCGGTTTTCATGCCGGGGGCGCCTATCATCAGGCTACATGGAGCGGAATCAGTGGCGATAAATTTCACGGGCGGTTCCAGGGGGCAGATTTTAGTCTGGTCGATAACCCCTGGCTTGACGAAAACATCCGTAAAAATCACGGGGCGCTGGGGGCCGAACATCCGTTTACAAAATTCCTGATGGAAGGCGATACACCGACGTTTTTGTTTCTGATCGACAATGGCTTAAGCGACCCTGAACATCCGAATTATGGCAGTTGGGGTGGCCGTTACGAGTTCTATACACCCCGTATGCGCAAGTGGTTTTACGAGCCCGAAACCCGCCCGTTCTGGTCCGATGTCGAGGATGAAGTGATGGGTGTAGACAGTGGTTGGTACACCAGTAATAAAGCAACGATCTGGCGGTGGCGGAAAGCGTATCAACACGATTTTGCTGCCCGCATCGACTGGACTATCAAGCCCTACAAAGAGGCCAATCATCCGCCTATTGCCAAATTAGGTCATCCAAATCAGGTGCGGGCAAAAAGCGGTGAAAAGGTTATGCTGAGCGCAGACGGCTCTACGGACCCTGATGGTAATCCATTGACTTACGAATGGATTTATTACCGTGAACCGGGTACGTTCGAAAGTAGTCGGGCGTTGGAGATACAGGATAAACTGAAAAAAAATGCCTTCATCATGGCACCAAGCGTGACAAAGCCCGAAACATTTCACGTTATCCTGGCCGTGACTGATACCGGAACACCGTCATTGACTCGATACCAGCGCGTTATCGTAACGGTAATGCCGTAG
- a CDS encoding D-ribose ABC transporter substrate-binding protein — protein MNNLLTYSRLFVLLLLLLLAGSCTSKTDANGPKKVAVIVSTLNNPWFVVLAETAAAEAKALGYETKIFDSQNNTALESDHFENAIVSGFSAILLNPTDSDGSIVNARKAIEAGIPVFCMDREVNSPRAATCQILSDNYSGCVAIGKYFVQTLRAKAANTPINYVEILGLVGDNNTWNRSKGFHSVVDQYKNFKMVAQQSADFDRNKAMEVLESILQAHPDINAVFCGNDAMAMGAYQALVAAGKANDVGVFGFDGADDVMNSIRDGKIKATGLQSPQTMAKTAAQFADEYFKGKRDFAKKIPVAVELIDQENIKDYPATKKS, from the coding sequence ATGAATAATTTACTCACATACAGTCGCTTATTCGTCCTGCTACTCCTGCTGCTGCTGGCAGGAAGCTGTACGAGTAAAACGGACGCTAATGGCCCAAAGAAGGTAGCCGTCATCGTGTCGACGCTCAACAATCCGTGGTTTGTGGTACTGGCCGAAACAGCGGCTGCCGAAGCCAAAGCCTTAGGGTACGAAACCAAAATCTTCGATTCGCAGAACAACACGGCCCTCGAAAGCGATCACTTTGAGAATGCCATCGTGTCGGGATTCAGCGCTATTCTGCTGAATCCGACTGATTCCGACGGCTCCATTGTCAACGCACGCAAAGCTATTGAAGCCGGTATACCCGTGTTCTGTATGGACCGGGAAGTCAATTCGCCCAGGGCGGCAACCTGCCAGATTCTGTCCGACAACTATTCGGGCTGCGTGGCTATTGGCAAGTACTTCGTTCAGACCTTACGCGCCAAAGCGGCAAACACACCGATCAACTACGTTGAGATTCTGGGATTAGTGGGTGACAACAACACCTGGAACCGCTCGAAAGGCTTTCATAGCGTGGTTGATCAGTACAAGAATTTTAAGATGGTGGCCCAGCAAAGCGCCGATTTCGACCGGAATAAGGCAATGGAAGTACTGGAGTCCATTCTTCAGGCCCATCCCGACATCAATGCGGTTTTCTGCGGAAACGATGCGATGGCTATGGGTGCGTATCAGGCGTTGGTAGCGGCTGGCAAAGCTAACGATGTGGGTGTGTTTGGCTTCGACGGGGCCGACGATGTGATGAATTCCATCCGCGATGGAAAGATCAAGGCAACCGGACTGCAATCGCCCCAGACGATGGCCAAAACAGCCGCCCAGTTTGCTGATGAGTACTTCAAGGGTAAACGCGACTTCGCTAAAAAGATACCCGTGGCCGTCGAGCTGATTGACCAGGAGAACATCAAGGATTATCCGGCCACTAAAAAATCCTGA
- a CDS encoding DUF2291 domain-containing protein has product MPKNALKYTMLLVLLAVVAYNSVYFKRLDEVKASTGPNAGQPFDAASYAGTFWTNKLLPTTAKATEFDVLISLLKTDKEKAFETYSHALGIGNIRYFLVKGTGNVTAVGDNDITVLLPSGKSVKLATEYIFGNAARDASGLIQITEFDNTMDLNNVSAELNTIIRNKVVPPLKANAKPGATINFVGAIELNKAHLHLETIEVIPIVVKLGTGSQERGVKSLSISIGPLLHAPYSLRLAPHPTHPAPCTLHPKPC; this is encoded by the coding sequence ATGCCGAAAAACGCACTGAAATACACCATGCTACTCGTTCTGCTGGCGGTTGTAGCTTATAACTCGGTCTATTTCAAACGACTGGACGAAGTAAAAGCATCGACAGGGCCCAATGCTGGTCAGCCATTTGACGCGGCTTCCTACGCCGGTACATTCTGGACCAACAAGCTCCTGCCCACAACAGCAAAAGCTACTGAGTTCGACGTGCTTATTTCATTGTTAAAAACCGATAAGGAGAAGGCATTCGAGACCTACTCGCACGCACTGGGCATTGGCAACATCCGCTATTTTCTGGTGAAAGGAACGGGCAACGTAACAGCTGTTGGCGACAACGACATCACCGTTTTACTGCCTTCAGGCAAATCGGTTAAGCTGGCGACGGAGTACATTTTCGGAAATGCCGCCCGCGATGCCTCCGGCCTGATCCAGATTACGGAATTCGATAATACAATGGACCTCAACAATGTATCGGCCGAACTGAATACGATTATCCGAAACAAGGTTGTGCCACCCCTGAAAGCAAACGCTAAACCGGGGGCAACAATCAACTTCGTCGGTGCCATCGAACTAAACAAAGCGCATTTGCATCTGGAGACTATAGAGGTGATTCCGATTGTGGTAAAGCTGGGTACAGGTAGCCAGGAGCGGGGGGTAAAGTCTCTGTCTATCAGCATAGGCCCTCTGCTCCACGCCCCATATTCCTTGCGCCTTGCTCCACACCCCACGCATCCTGCCCCCTGCACTCTGCATCCAAAACCATGTTAA
- a CDS encoding sugar ABC transporter ATP-binding protein: MLIAENITKRFAGVTALDGVCLEFRAGAVTAVIGENGAGKSTLMKILSGVYPDYEGQIRFKGELVRFNSIRDAQACGIAIIHQELNLIPYLTITENIFLGREITTRWGTLDKNAMRIKTQELLARLKLPIDPESRVSELKVGQQQVVEMAKALLVESDVIIMDEPTSAISESEVVVLFTIIDDLRKENKAIVYISHKLDELFTIADHYVVLRDGKSIESGSMHGIDHDTLIRKMVGRDINTIRRKTTGQAFDPLLSVENLCLKHPTHVQENQLKNISFSVGRGEVVGLFGLMGAGRTELLESLFGLHPKRCSGTVYLDGKSILPKTPVDAIRFGMALVPEDRKKDGLVLDMDVQMNISLTALEKIEQAGLLSQVKETTLAKKYIADLRIKTPSERQTAKNLSGGNQQKIVLSKWLATNPKLLMLDEPTRGIDVNAKNEIYKLILQLADEGMGILVVSSELPEILAISDRVLVMSEGVITADMAVQDASEDVILKAAIPKSMSERVKE, encoded by the coding sequence ATGTTAATAGCCGAAAATATCACCAAACGATTTGCGGGTGTAACAGCGCTGGACGGGGTTTGTCTGGAGTTTCGGGCAGGCGCAGTAACCGCCGTAATCGGTGAGAACGGAGCCGGGAAATCCACGCTGATGAAAATTCTGTCGGGCGTTTACCCGGATTACGAAGGACAAATTCGGTTCAAGGGGGAGCTTGTTCGGTTCAACTCCATTCGCGATGCGCAGGCTTGTGGCATTGCTATTATCCACCAGGAACTGAATCTGATTCCGTATCTGACTATCACGGAAAACATCTTTCTGGGTCGCGAAATCACCACGCGCTGGGGTACGCTCGACAAGAACGCGATGCGGATCAAAACGCAGGAGTTACTGGCCAGACTCAAACTGCCAATCGATCCTGAATCACGGGTGTCTGAACTGAAAGTGGGTCAGCAGCAGGTGGTTGAAATGGCAAAAGCGTTGCTCGTTGAGTCGGACGTGATTATTATGGATGAGCCGACATCAGCGATCAGCGAGAGCGAGGTAGTGGTTCTGTTCACGATTATCGACGATCTGCGGAAGGAAAACAAAGCTATTGTTTATATCTCACACAAACTGGACGAACTGTTTACCATTGCTGACCACTATGTTGTTCTACGTGATGGTAAATCCATTGAATCGGGTAGTATGCACGGCATTGACCACGATACACTTATTCGGAAGATGGTGGGTCGCGACATTAATACGATTCGCCGGAAAACGACGGGTCAGGCTTTTGATCCGTTGCTGTCAGTCGAAAACCTGTGCCTGAAACACCCAACCCATGTGCAGGAAAATCAGCTTAAAAATATCTCGTTCAGCGTAGGGCGGGGTGAAGTGGTCGGGCTGTTTGGGCTGATGGGTGCCGGACGAACGGAGCTATTGGAATCTCTTTTTGGGCTTCATCCAAAGCGTTGTTCGGGAACCGTATACCTCGATGGAAAGTCGATTCTGCCGAAAACTCCGGTCGATGCAATTCGGTTCGGCATGGCGCTAGTGCCAGAAGATCGCAAAAAAGACGGACTGGTGCTGGATATGGATGTACAAATGAACATCAGCCTGACCGCCCTCGAAAAAATTGAACAGGCTGGTTTGCTGAGTCAGGTTAAAGAAACCACGCTGGCCAAAAAATACATAGCCGATTTACGGATTAAAACGCCTTCGGAAAGGCAGACAGCCAAAAATCTGAGTGGTGGTAATCAGCAGAAAATTGTCCTGTCGAAATGGCTGGCGACAAACCCAAAGTTGCTGATGCTCGACGAACCCACACGGGGTATCGACGTAAATGCCAAAAACGAAATTTACAAGCTCATTCTGCAATTGGCCGATGAAGGCATGGGGATTCTGGTGGTTTCGTCGGAACTGCCCGAAATCCTGGCCATTTCGGACCGGGTTCTGGTCATGAGCGAAGGCGTCATAACCGCCGACATGGCCGTACAGGATGCATCGGAAGATGTAATCCTGAAGGCTGCAATACCAAAATCAATGAGTGAAAGAGTGAAAGAGTGA